A single genomic interval of Actinomycetota bacterium harbors:
- the purF gene encoding amidophosphoribosyltransferase, whose translation MRGKLNHDRQAGRLTDRFEEACGVFGIYAPGEDVARLTYFGLYALQHRGQESAGIAVSDHNNVIIFKDMGLVPQVFSEDSLSSLEGDIAIGHTRYSTTGSNRWENAQPIHKIYAHGSLALAHNGNLVNSKELRMVLTNDGDRFESTSDSEMIASLIARFSGSGIEEGIKKTAAMLKGAYSVTLITEDKLIAFRDPHGIRPLSVGRINGHYVISSETCGFDILGAEFIRDVSPGEMVVIDERGLTSTQLLPSNKESLCIFELVYFARPDSHLYGKLLYNIRSKMGSNLAKEQSAQADLVIPVPDSGTSAAIGYAFESGIPFGEGMIKNRYVGRTFIEPTQAIRQMGVKMKLNPLKEVIQGKRLVVVDDSIVRGTTSKQIVQMLREAGASEIHMRISSPPVSDPCYYGIDTAQKEDLIGSQKSVEEIRQFIGADSLGYLSLEGMIDATGREKESFCAACFDGDYPIAISRGLGPSKEMLEG comes from the coding sequence TTGAGGGGCAAGTTAAATCATGACAGGCAAGCGGGCCGGCTAACCGACCGCTTTGAGGAGGCCTGCGGGGTCTTCGGAATCTACGCGCCGGGTGAGGACGTGGCTCGTCTGACCTATTTCGGTCTCTACGCCCTGCAGCATCGGGGTCAGGAGAGCGCCGGCATCGCCGTATCGGATCATAACAATGTCATCATCTTCAAGGATATGGGCCTGGTCCCTCAGGTCTTCAGCGAAGACAGTCTAAGCAGCCTTGAGGGTGATATCGCCATCGGTCATACTAGGTATTCGACGACCGGCTCCAACCGCTGGGAGAACGCCCAGCCCATCCACAAGATATATGCTCACGGCAGCTTGGCCCTGGCCCACAACGGCAATCTGGTCAACTCCAAAGAGCTTCGCATGGTTCTTACCAATGACGGCGACCGCTTCGAATCGACCAGCGACAGCGAGATGATCGCTTCCCTCATCGCCCGCTTCTCCGGTTCAGGTATCGAAGAGGGGATTAAGAAGACGGCCGCCATGCTCAAAGGGGCCTATTCGGTCACCCTGATCACCGAGGATAAACTGATAGCCTTTCGCGATCCTCATGGGATAAGGCCGCTCTCGGTGGGCAGAATCAACGGCCACTATGTCATCTCCTCGGAGACCTGCGGCTTCGATATCCTAGGGGCCGAGTTCATTCGCGACGTGAGCCCTGGCGAGATGGTCGTCATCGACGAGAGGGGCTTGACCTCCACCCAGCTCCTACCCTCAAATAAGGAGTCACTCTGCATATTCGAACTCGTCTACTTCGCCCGGCCAGACAGCCATCTCTACGGCAAGCTCCTCTATAACATCAGGAGCAAGATGGGGAGCAATCTGGCCAAAGAGCAGTCGGCCCAGGCCGACCTTGTCATCCCGGTTCCCGATTCGGGGACATCGGCCGCCATCGGTTATGCCTTTGAGTCAGGCATCCCCTTCGGCGAGGGGATGATCAAGAACCGCTACGTTGGGCGGACCTTCATTGAGCCGACCCAAGCCATTCGCCAGATGGGCGTCAAGATGAAGCTAAATCCGCTCAAAGAGGTCATCCAAGGCAAACGCCTGGTCGTGGTGGATGATTCCATAGTCAGGGGTACGACCAGCAAGCAGATAGTTCAGATGTTAAGGGAGGCCGGGGCGAGCGAGATCCACATGCGCATCAGCTCACCGCCCGTCTCCGATCCCTGCTACTACGGCATAGATACAGCTCAGAAAGAAGACCTGATAGGCTCGCAAAAGAGTGTCGAAGAGATTAGGCAGTTTATCGGGGCGGACAGCCTCGGCTACTTGAGCTTGGAAGGCATGATCGACGCGACCGGCCGCGAAAAGGAATCATTCTGCGCGGCCTGCTTTGACGGGGACTATCCCATAGCGATATCTAGAGGACTTGGTCCTTCCAAGGAGATGCTGGAGGGCTAA
- the purQ gene encoding phosphoribosylformylglycinamidine synthase I yields MLKRVNACVLLAAGINRDMDATAALISAGAQVERIHINSLAEKRGSLKRFDILMLPGGFSFGDDIASGKVLAGKLKNKLLGEVLDFIAAGKLIFGVCNGFQVMVKLGLLPGIGGDYASQRTTLTFNDSGKFEDRWVYLKVDPASKCVFTKGMDELIYVPVCHGEGKFMVDSDETLSELKRSGQVALRYVDRNGQAAGYPHNPNGSIDDIAGISDPSGHIFGMMPHPEDFILDLHHPTWTRDGLPSEGAGLKFFQNAVTYVRENL; encoded by the coding sequence ATGTTGAAAAGGGTAAACGCCTGCGTGCTTCTGGCGGCCGGAATCAATAGGGATATGGACGCCACGGCCGCTCTTATTTCCGCCGGAGCCCAGGTTGAGAGGATTCACATAAACAGTCTGGCCGAAAAGAGAGGCAGCCTCAAGAGGTTCGACATCCTGATGTTGCCGGGCGGTTTCTCCTTCGGCGACGACATCGCCTCGGGCAAGGTCCTCGCGGGCAAGCTGAAAAATAAACTCTTGGGCGAGGTGCTCGATTTCATAGCGGCCGGCAAGCTGATATTTGGGGTCTGCAACGGTTTTCAGGTCATGGTCAAGCTGGGTCTTCTTCCGGGAATAGGCGGCGACTATGCAAGCCAAAGGACCACCTTGACCTTCAATGACAGCGGCAAATTCGAGGATCGCTGGGTCTATCTTAAAGTCGACCCTGCCTCCAAGTGTGTCTTTACCAAGGGGATGGATGAGCTCATCTACGTTCCGGTCTGCCACGGAGAGGGCAAATTTATGGTCGACTCCGACGAGACTTTAAGCGAACTGAAAAGGAGCGGCCAGGTAGCCTTGAGGTATGTGGATAGAAACGGCCAGGCGGCCGGCTATCCCCACAATCCAAACGGCTCCATCGACGATATCGCCGGCATCTCTGATCCGAGCGGGCACATCTTTGGCATGATGCCCCACCCTGAGGACTTCATCTTGGATCTTCACCATCCCACCTGGACCAGGGATGGTCTGCCCAGTGAGGGAGCCGGTTTAAAATTCTTCCAAAACGCAGTAACCTATGTAAGGGAGAACCTATAA